Proteins encoded together in one Anopheles darlingi chromosome 3, idAnoDarlMG_H_01, whole genome shotgun sequence window:
- the LOC125955188 gene encoding talin-2 isoform X3 — translation MSALSLRISLEGGRVTKTIQFDPNTTVFDACRIIKDKFADAVQGTAQEFGLFLADDDTRQGVWLEPARNLGYYMLHNLDVLEYRQKHRTLRVRMLDGALKTILVDDSLPVSQLMVVICTKIGITNHEEYGLVREDPESQNENQPDNRSNTGTLTLRRKAQEKERDTKMESLRKKLRTDDEINWVDVGKTLREQGIDEQETVLLRRKFFYSDQNIDSRDPVQLNLLYVQARDAILDGTHPVTQDKACEFAGIQVQIQFGDHNEAKHKAGFLDLREFLPSSYVRTKNIERKIFAEHRKLIGLSDLDAKYRYTKTARELPTYGVTFFLVKEKMMGKNKLVPRLLGVTKDSVLRLDELTKEILKSWPLTTVRRWGASPNTFTLDFGDYADSYYSVQTTEAEQIVQLIAGYIDIILKKKQAKDHFGIEGDEGSTMVEESVAPSKATFLQHEETNKSGRVETHSIAKPAVMRGSDGERPYGTGEMQSVQYGAIVGQVNLAHQPPMLQQTRISSVMSEPQRALLGYISAGQDALNQAEKDLETKVQLPPLGTDPGSLQWREETLDTSKQTVTTHLATMNAATAQVVTASQPDEIDHEAVGAAVSQITQSIPEVTKEVRLIAALMDDDCTGDKLLEATRKLCNAFSDLLKSAEPESKEPRQNLLNAATRVGEASGQVLSTIGEESIESRELHDMLLSLAKAVANTTAALVLKAKSIAAVTEDETTRNRVIGAASQCALATSQLVACARVVAPTIQSPACREQLEAAAREVAKAVANLAEVCNEATDNQQLRGDLTAAAKDVSKSLADLLEHIKLSTREKARRVENENPVDNVLVATDILVSSTDPQEMIRQAQQLGRATALLIQSIKGEAEGQNDQSMQRKLLEAAKQLADATARMVEAARLCAGNPHDSSHQESLRAAAEELRVITTTTANTPAMKRQLIGRLEQCAKQAASAATQCITAAQNSLVHSTDVQTKELLLQDCQAVADQIPRLVIGVKGTLSRPDDPNAQLALIDAAEMFLEPGAQMAASARELQPTVQDQAAAQQLGRGSINLTHAIQDMRLAAHRAREACGGNELDAALEAVRNLRSVLNDTRIAAQEGTLRPLPGETAESSFKQLSAASTAADAAMWQLATAAQQGNRTYAGVAGRDTALALGEYTKSVRGVLVTTKNPAVVDYADDVIVDALRVIEEAQRSLQNLDNQEALLIAVKRTKQSLGRMNDCMPGVRDINEAFETITDLRGILDTGEYPPSDRPYGELQSELKSAAEQLNNAGGQVAHSYESPIKLANTSQEFCQAYKDLLTVTLEMAGQTSEERTREEIVSSLRGVSNQSISLMAAAKNVAGDLRRPNARNELASAARLVTESINRLVDVCTQAAPGQKECDGAIRCIESLRPLLESAQESLTDQGYFECLETVMEKSRTLGDGMTGIANNAKNSRHVEFGHSVISVSESIRGLIESAAQAAYLVGVSNPTSVGGRPGIVDQSQYARASQAIRQSCDVLRSPSSSQQEVLAAATIIAKHTSSLCNACRSASSTTTNPVAKRHFVQAAKEVANSTASLVREIKALDKDYSTASRQRCAEATEPLLEAVSSLCQFACSPEFISIPARISTEGRKAQEPILSAGGGILDGAVEMVRTAKVLALTPTDPPVWQQLAIHSRNVSESIKRLASSIREKAPGQMQCDQVLEVLKDCSRELNAASLAVGVDGLPQRKDNNLQGFTNQSLNAASELIDRLEPVKSSAKKNAESLGHAVNQIAKHIVPLTGGVIGACSQLVHSGQQTVLINQVKSVVECCSQLVQTAKSAGGNPRAAQLHPELDEAVEATREAIQELNATVERLSTENGVVTGLMEQVSRSMSRISDKRQSFLGASLNDTYVDYQTRMVQSAKEIARYANEINAKAAIDPSKLAQLCVEMTHHYTQLAQDAIGASALTTSPDVAIRIRNTVQDLGRSVNTLIQSTTGIRKDDSSGLVEISRGARDVSEKVAQVLAALQAGSRGTQACINASSTVSAIISDLDTTIMFATAGTLHAANDEEGRFSDHREHILKTAKALVEDTKILVAGAAGTQDQLAAAAQNAVTTILQLADAVKHGAASLGSGQPDSQVMVMNAVKDVAAALGYGDECHLAA, via the exons ATGTCGGCGCTATCGTTACGGATTAGCCTCGAAGGAGGCCGGGTGACAAAGACGATACAGTTCGATCCGAACACGACCGTGTTCGATGCGTGCCGTATCATCAAGGACAAGTTCGCCGACGCGGTTCAAGGGACGGCGCAGGAGTTTGGTCTTTTCCTGGCCGACGATGACACCCGACAAGGGGTGTGGTTGGAGCCGGCCCGCAACCTTGGCTACTACATGCTACACAATCTCGATGTGCTCGAGTACCGGCAGAAGCACAGGACGCTGCGCGTCCGCATGTTGGATGGTGCCCTCAAGACGATCCTGGTCGACGACTCGCTCCCCGTTTCGCAGCTGATGGTCGTCATCTGCACGAAGATCGGCATCACCAACCACGAGGAGTATGGATTGGTGCGCGAGGATCCGGAATCGCAGAATGAAAATCAGCCCGACAATCGGTCCAACACCGGTACGCTGACGTTGCGGCGCAAGGCGCAGGAAAAGGAACGCGACACGAAGATGGAGAGCTTGCGCAAGAAGCTCCGCACCGATGACGAGATCAACTGGGTCGATGTCGGTAAAACGCTGCGGGAGCAGGGCATCGACGAGCAGGAGACGGTCCTGTTGCGGCGCAAGTTCTTCTACTCCGATCAGAACATTGATTCGCGCGATCCGGTGCAGTTGAATCTGCTGTACGTGCAGGCACGCGATGCCATCCTGGACGGTACGCACCCGGTGACGCAGGATAAGGCCTGTGAGTTCGCTGGCATCCAGGTACAGATACAGTTCGGTGATCATAACGAAGCGAAGCACAAGGCCGGATTTCTGGA TTTGCGTGAATTCCTGCCCTCGTCATACGTGCGCACGAAGAACATCGAGCGGAAGATATTTGCCGAGCATCGGAAGCTTATCGGTTTGTCCGATCTCGACGCTAAGTACCGGTACACGAAGACGGCGCGCGAGCTACCGACCTATGGTGTCACGTTTTTCCTcgtgaaggagaagatgatggGCAAGAACAAGCTCGTACCGCGATTGCTGGGCGTTACCAAGGACTCGGTGCTCCGGCTAGATGAGCTGACGAAGGAAATCCTTAAATCGTGGCCACTAACGACCGTGCGACGATGGGGAGCCTCACCGAACACGTTCACGCTGGACTTTGGGGATTATGCCGATTCGTACTACTCCGTGCAGACGACGGAAGCGGAGCAGATTGTTCAGCTGATCGCTGGCTATATCGATATCATCCTGAAGAAGAAACAGGCAAAGGATCACTTCGGTATCGAGGGTGACGAGGGTTCGACGATGGTAGAGGAAAGTGTTGCTCCTTCAAA GGCTACCTTCTTGCAGCATGAGGAAACGAACAAATCGGGCCGGGTGGAAACACATTCGATCGCCAAACCGGCCGTGATGCGGGGTAGCGACG GAGAACGTCCATACGGTACAGGCGAGATGCAATCGGTTCAATATGGTGCCATCGTCGGTCAGGTTAATTTGGCCCATCAACCGCCAATG TTGCAACAAACGCGTATCAGCTCGGTAATGTCGGAACCACAGCGTGCGCTTCTCGGCTACATTTCCGCCGGTCAAGATGCACTGAACCAAGCAGAAAAGGATCTCGAGACGAAGGTGCAACTGCCACCGCTCGGTACCGATCCGGGCTCGCTACAGTGGCGCGAAGAAACGCTCGACACTTCGAAGCAAACCGTCACCACGCATCTGGCCACGATGAACGCGGCAACCGCTCAGGTCGTAACGGCATCGCAACCGGATGAGATCGATCACGAGGCCGTTGGTGCGGCCGTATCGCAGATCACTCAAAGCATCCCGGAGGTTACGAAGGAGGTTCGCTTGATTGCGGCCCTGATGGATGACGACTGCACTGGCGATAAGTTGCTCGAAGCGACGCGCAAACTGTGCAACGCATTCAGCGATCTGCTGAAATCGGCCGAACCGGAGAGTAAGGAACCGCGCCAGAATCTGCTGAATGCGGCGACACGCGTTGGCGAAGCGAGCGGCCAAGTGCTGAGCACGATCGGTGAAGAGAGCATCGAGAGCCGCGAGCTCCACGATATGCTGCTCAGCTTGGCAAAGGCCGTCGCCAACACAACGGCCGCGTTGGTACTCAAGGCGAAGTCGATCGCAGCCGTAACGGAGGATGAGACAACTCGCAATCGAG TGATTGGTGCCGCTAGTCAGTGCGCACTGGCAACGAGCCAGCTGGTGGCGTGTGCCCGTGTCGTTGCACCGACTATCCAGAGTCCGGCCTGTCGTGAGCAGCTGGAAGCGGCTGCTCGTGAGGTTGCCAAAGCGGTTGCTAATCTAGCCGAGGTGTGCAATGAAGCGACCGACAATCAGCAACTGCGTGGCGAtttgactgctgctgcaaaggaCGTTTCGAAATCGTTGGCTGATTTGCTGGAACACATTAAGCTTAGCACCCGCGAGAAGGCACGCCGTGTGGAGAACGAAAATCCGGTCGATAATGTGCTGGTTGCGACGGATATTCTTGTATCCTCGACGGATCCACAGGAAATGATCCGTCAGGCACAGCAACTCGGCCGTGCCACAGCCCTGCTCATCCAGAGCATTAAGGGTGAAGCGGAAGGACAGAATGATCAGAGCATGCAGCGGAAGTTGCTGGAGGCAGCCAAACAGTTAGCTGATGCCACCGCACGAATGGTGGAAGCGGCACGACTGTGTGCCGGTAATCCTCACGATTCGAGCCACCAAGAGTCCTTGcgtgcagcagctgaagaGTTGCGTGTCataacgacgacaacggccaATACGCCGGCCATGAAGCGGCAGTTGATTGGACGGTTGGAACAGTGTGCTAAGCAGGCAGCATCGGCCGCTACCCAGTGCATCACGGCGGCCCAGAACTCGCTCGTGCACAGCACGGACGTGCAGACGAAGGAGCTGCTCCTGCAGGATTGCCAGGCGGTTGCGGATCAGATTCCACGGTTAGTGATTGGCGTGAAGGGAACACTATCGCGTCCCGATGATCCGAATGCTCAGCTAGCACTGATTGATGCGGCCGAAATGTTCCTCGAACCTGGCGCACAGATGGCTGCCTCGGCCCGTGAACTACAACCGACGGTACAAGATCAAGCGGCAGCTCAACAGTTGGGCCGTGGCTCCATCAACCTGACGCACGCCATTCAAGATATGCGATTGGCGGCTCATCGTGCTCGCGAAGCATGCGGTGGAAATGAGCTTGATGCGGCCCTTGAAGCCGTTCGCAATCTACGCAGCGTGCTGAATGACACACGTATTGCCGCCCAGGAAGGCACTCTGCGTCCCCTTCCGGGTGAGACGGCAGAAAGTAGCTTCAAGCAACTGTCGGCGGCTTCCACTGCGGCTGACGCTGCGATGTGGCAACTTGCGACGGCCGCTCAGCAGGGCAATCGTACGTACGCCGGTGTTGCGGGCCGTGATACGGCTCTAGCACTCGGCGAGTACACGAAGAGCGTGCGGGGTGTGCTGGTGACGACGAAGAACCCAGCCGTCGTGGATTATGCTGACGACGTGATCGTGGATGCACTGCGCGTAATCGAGGAAGCTCAACGAAGCTTGCAGAACCTTGATAACCAGGAGGCGCTACTGATTGCGGTCAAACGCACCAAACAATCGCTCGGTCGCATGAACGATTGCATGCCGGGTGTACGGGATATCAACGAAGCGTTCGAAACGATCACCGATCTAAGGGGCATTCTGGATACGGGCGAATATCCACCATCCGATCGACCATACGGTGAGCTGCAGAGCGAGCTGAAGTCAGCGGCCGAACAGTTGAACAATGCCGGCGGGCAGGTAGCACATTCGTACGAATCCCCGATCAAGCTGGCCAACACGAGCCAAGAGTTCTGCCAGGCGTACAAGGATCTGCTCACGGTAACGCTCGAGATGGCCGGTCAGACGAGTGAGGAGCGAACGCGCGAGGAAATCGTTAGCTCGCTGCGTGGCGTATCAAATCAATCGATCAGTCTGATGGCGGCTGCCAAAAACGTGGCTGGCGACCTGCGACGCCCGAATGCACGCAATGAGCTAGCGTCGGCTGCCCGGCTCGTCACCGAGAGCATTAATCGGCTGGTGGACGTGTGCACGCAGGCAGCCCCGGGACAGAAGGAGTGTGATGGTGCGATCCGTTGTATTGAATCGCTTCGACCGTTGCTCGAGTCGGCTCAGGAGTCGCTCACCGACCAGGGTTACTTCGAGTGTCTTGAGACGGTGATGGAGAAATCGCGTACGCTGGGCGATGGCATGACCGGGATAGCGAACAATGCGAAAAACTCGAGGCACGTCGAGTTCGGCCATTCGGTCATCTCGGTGTCTGAGTCGATCCGTGGGTTGATTGAGTCCGCTGCTCAAGCCGCCTACTTGGTCGGTGTTTCCAATCCGACCAGTGTTGGCGGTCGACCAGGAATCGTCGATCAATCGCAGTATGCTAGGGCATCGCAAGCGATCCGTCAGAGTTGCGACGTACTGCGTTCACCGTCCTCGTCCCAGCAGGAAGTACTGGCGGCGGCCACAATCATCGCAAAACACACGTCATCCCTGTGCAATGCGTGCCGTAGCGCTAGCTCCACGACCACGAACCCCGTAGCGAAGCGTCACTTTGTGCAGGCCGCAAAGGAGGTTGCAAACTCGACCGCCTCACTGGTGCGTGAAATCAAGGCGCTCGATAAGGACTACAGCACCGCATCGCGGCAGCGATGTGCCGAAGCCACGGAACCCCTGTTGGAAGCTGTTTCTTCGCTCTGCCAGTTCGCCTGCTCGCCGGAGTTCATCTCGATACCGGCACGCATCTCGACCGAGGGCAGAAAGGCCCAGGAACCGATTCTATCGGCCGGTGGCGGCATTCTGGACGGTGCAGTAGAGATGGTTCGTACGGCGAAAGTACTTGCACTGACACCTACCGATCCACCGGTctggcagcagctggccatccACAGTCGCAACGTGTCGGAAAGCATCAAGCGGCTCGCTTCGAGTATCCGCGAGAAGGCCCCAGGACAGATGCAGTGCGATCAGGTATTGGAGGTGCTGAAGGATTGCTCACGTGAGCTGAATGCTGCCTCGTTGGCCGTCGGCGTTGATGGATTGCCTCAACgcaaggacaacaatctgcaGGGTTTCACCAACCAATCGCTGAACGCAGCCTCGGAGTTGATCGATCGTCTGGAACCGGTTAAATCATCGGCAAAGAAGAATGCTGAAAGCCTGGGCCACGCCGTTAACCAGATCGCAAAGCACATTGTACCACTAACGGGAGGTGTGATTGGCGCTTGCTCACAGCTCGTTCACTCCGGCCAACAGACGGTGCTGATCAACCAGGTTAAATCGGTAGTCGAGTGCTGCTCGCAGCTCGTCCAGACGGCCAAGAGTGCTGGTGGAAATCCACGTGCGGCTCAGCTGCACCCGGAGCTGGATGAAGCGGTTGAGGCAACGCGTGAAGCGATCCAAGAGCTGAACGCCACCGTCGAACGCCTATCGACCGAGAACGGTGTCGTAACGGGGCTGATGGAGCAGGTGTCCCGCTCGATGTCACGCATCTCCGATAAACGCCAATCGTTCCTGGGTGCTTCGCTGAATGACACTTACGTCGATTATCAGACGCGCATGGTACAGAGCGCCAAGGAGATTGCACGCTACGCGAATGAAATCAACGCGAAAGCTGCAATCGATCCATCCAAGTTGGCGCAGCTGTGCGTGGAGATGACACACCATTACACGCAGCTTGCGCAGGATGCAATCGGTGCGTCAGCCTTGACCACATCGCCCGATGTAGCCATTCGTATCCGTAACACGGTACAGGATTTGGGACGCTCCGTGAACACACTGATCCAATCGACCACCGGCATTCGAAAGGACGATAGTAGCGGACTGGTGGAGATCTCTCGTGGTGCGCGTGACGTTTCGGAGAAGGTGGCACAAGTACTGGCCGCTTTGCAGGCCGGTTCCCGTGGTACGCAGGCGTGCATCAACGCATCGAGCACGGTGTCGGCCATCATCAGCGATCTCGATACGACGATCATGTTTGCTACGGCCGGAACGCTGCATGCGGCCAACGACGAGGAAGGTCGATTCTCCGATCATCGCGAGCACATCTTGAAGACCGCGAAGGCGTTAGTTGAGGACACGAAGATACTGGTCGCAGGAGCCGCCGGAACGCAGGATCAGCTGGCAGCCGCAGCACAGAACGCAGTGACCACGATCT TGCAACTGGCCGACGCGGTTAAGCACGGGGCGGCATCGCTCGGTTCCGGGCAGCCCGATTCgcaggtgatggtgatgaacgcgGTCAAAGATGTCGCGGCAGCACTCG GTTATGGTGATGAATGTCACCTCGCTGCTTAA